Below is a window of Electrophorus electricus isolate fEleEle1 chromosome 12, fEleEle1.pri, whole genome shotgun sequence DNA.
tttaatctgCAAATAATTCTAAGCAGAGCAGAAGACGAGATAAAAGTCAATGTTTCTTTTGTGGACTAGCACTGAAGAATGCGGAATGTAGTGCTATGGGAAAATGAGGAGGCGGGGTAGGGGGCGCACCTTTTTAACAAGCGAAGCTAAAGATTTAAAAtccttttcacattttttcaaacaaatctgatataaaaCCGTTACTATTACTGAACTAATTACTGAATCAAGTATTAACTCTCAGGTCGTACGTCTTACGTCTCATTGATGCAGTTTCCCTCTTACGGTGACTCATGCAACAGAACGGGACTGTCATGCTTCTGCTTTCATAGTTAATAGTCATATTTTTTGGTCATAATAGTTTAACTTTTATATGGTGAGAGGTTGCTTTCTTAGCCTACTAAACattttttctgctttgttttttttgttttgtttttgttttttgttttttttttgttgagaGTGATTGGTTTTTTTGTAGAGTGTGCTTCTTGTAGTGTCTGTCAGGCAGATCACACACTGTTGCCTTTCTCAGCACTAGAGGAGCAGACAGAAGGAATTAAGACTGGCACCCTGAGCAGACTCTACGCTCCTCCATACCAGCTGCTTGGGAATTCATATTTGAGAGTGAGCAAAGAAACAGGGAACTTGTACACAACTGAACAGAAACTTGATCAGGAAGCCTTTTGTCCATCACAGAAGGATGGGGACTGTACCATCTCAGTCCTTCAGTCCTCACATCTCAGACCAGAGCAAAAATACTTTTCCATCTAGATAGCATCATAGGAAGGATTAACTTAGCCATAAATGAGAGTTTGGACAGCCCAGAGAAACATGTACTGAGAGTGATTGCAAATAGCCCACATTGCCCAGCTGCACAAGCACAGGTAACCGTGTACATGCAGGCAGTGCTGAGCCTGGAGACGGCTATATGTGCTGATGATTCCAAGGACAGTTAGGCAAAGGATCTCTGATCACTACTCAGTGTCCTTTGATATGAGAGCCTTACTAGAACTTAAGACCTGATGCATCAGTATTAAGAAGAGATTTCTTAATGGCAGGACAGCTACACTTTTCATGAGCAAAATGTGCATGGCACCATACAAACCACCCGGGTCTGGTGATGCTCTGCTGGACACCTTCAACTCAaaatttgttgttgttaaggATGAGATAACTCAAGTTAAAGCCAACAGAATGCACCAAGGAGAAATGcagttcaaattcaaaataGAGAAAACCTGTGACCTATCTGTCACcatgtgtttattataaaaatgttccAGTTTAATGCTATTAACAATGAACAGTCAACTCAATATGTTATATTAAATCATCTTCTTGCAGCCTTGTCACCTTTCTGACTAacttctgaaatgtgtttcactcAATAGCAGCTGATATACTTCAGATAGTAAACActtaagataataataataataataataataagttcgatttatatagcacctttcacagacacaaggttgctttacagtgaaaaaataaaaataaatacatttgacacaaaacaataatttacatttagctgacactttctatccaaagcaacttacaattacgatTGAGTcaaatttgagcaattgagggctaagggccttgcaCAAGCagctttccaattacaagtcaagtaccttaacaactgagctaccacagctCAACAAATATGGCTAAGAAAAGAGTTTATGAAAAGAGGTAGGTTTTAAATTGAGATTTGAAGGAGGAGAGtgtggagcagagacagagagtttgAGGTAACGTGTTCCATAGTTTTGAGtccatgacactaaaggatctgcctcctacagacaccAGTCTACAtttggggatggagaggagacctgcattaGAGGATCGAAGTGTACGGGTGTGGCAATAAGGGTGTAAGAGTTGAGCTAgatagggaggtgcaagaccgTGCAGAGCTTTGTATGTAAGGAGGAGGATTTTGAACCGATTGCATTCAGGGATGGGAagccagtgtagctgatgtagACTAGGAGCAATGTGGactgattttttatttgaagGAGCATTCTTGTGGCTGAGTTTTGGATATATTGAAATGAGTGGATGGTTTTGTTAGGGATGCCAATGaagagagagttacagtaatCAAGACGGGAGGTGATGAAGGCGTGAACCAAGGTCTCAGCATCATGTGTGGAAAGCATGGGCCTACCAATATTACAGAGgtgaaaaaaggcatttttgaccATAGACTTGATGTGgggttcaaaagagagagaggagacaaagAGTTTGCCAAAGTTCCTAATCGTGGATGAGGAACTGATCAAGATACTGTTTATgctcatccactgcttgagatCTTGGTTACAGGAGATCTTGGTTACGGTAAAACCACATTCTTATCTGGCATTTTTCCTAACTCACTAAAAACTGGAGTGGTGAAGCTtctattaaaaagaaaaatctggaaGCAGCTGTGTAAAGTAATTACAGACATATTTCAAATCTACTGTTCATTGGGAAAATCATTGAGAATATAATTTTCAAGCAACCTACTGGTTTTCTGTCTTCAAATAGCTATTTCAGTCAGGATTTCAGCCTACTCATAGTATTGAGATTGCTTGAATTAAGGTAATCGAATTACATTCCTTTAAATTCAAACACTGGGAAGGTATTAGTTTTAATACtgcttgatctcagtgcagtaTTTGATAGCATTCTTATAAGATAGACTTGAGAAGCTTCACttgattcaaaatgcagctgctaGAGTTCTCATTAGGAGCAAAAAAAGATAATACATCACCCCATTCTTAAGTCCTTACTCTGGCTACCAGTATACTACAGAGTTGACTTTAAGGTATTATTACTATAAATCACTTAAAGGTGTAGAACCAGTGTATCTGTCTGATATGCGGCAGTATTATGCGCCAGGAAGAACCCTCAGATCATTAGAAACTAGTCCTGCCTAAGGTAAAAACTAAGCATTGAAAGACAGTGTTTAGCTGTTATGCCGTTTTTAAATGGAGCCACTTGTTAGCGGATATTACAAGCCAGGGCActagatgtttttaaatcaaaattgaatacatatttatttgccTAGGCTGTTGGCTAAGGTTAAACACTGTTCCCTCAGGTCCTGTAGCACTGCACTTTTAACTTTTCTAATTTATTCCTAATTTAttctttacatgtttaatttgattttattcgTTTTGTACCTTTAAtatgtcatgtttattttaattcaggttttagcactttaaactttaattttatttatttcaattaagtttagttcattttaactttaataaattgtatttgtaatattttattttatttttggcaaaaaccTTCCAGAGGTGATAGATCTTgggatgtaataagctttattgtTCTTCTATACTGTCACGGTAGgctggtcatccagcaggagggacacacacactgctgcacagaACCATGCAAAGCACCTGCCCTGGTCCCAGTCACACGTTTACTGATcatactcacctgttccttgtttacCCCAtctttatttaagcccacaggttcctgaAGTTGGCACTGCACAATAGCAGACCTTAGAGCACTATGCTAAGCCTATGcattttgggttttgttttttttttatcgctGTGTTGCAGCTTATTGACCTAGTTCgataatggagaataaagactcctCTGCATCACCCTCGCCTCTTACTCCCTCTGTGTCGCCACCgccacagaatgtgcagactgCAGGGAGTGAAGCGAGCAGCCCTAACTGGCCAGGCCCTCTGGCTGTTCAAATGGCGGCACTGGAACATCAAAGGCAGGAACTTGGTGAGCTCTGTTCTATGGTGTGTGAAGTCAGACAGTGCATGCAAAGCCTCTCCATGAGTCCCGAGAGCAGAATGGCGGGGCCTACTACTCCTCCAGTTCCAGGTGTGGTGTCTAATCgaaagaggaggagagcccAAAAAGCTATGATGGGTTCATGGTTCTGTGTGGGCTTTATTTCAGCTACCAGCCCCATCTGCCCAACCATGCTAAGGTGGCCTTCGTAATTTCTCGACTCATGGGGAGGGCTTGTGCTTGGGGAGCTGCGCTGGTGACTAACTCATCTCTGCTGCTGGCCCTCAGTTCATTAAGGAACTCAAGGCAGTCTTGCACCATCCACACCAGGGTAGAATCTGCAGCCAGGCCCTGCTATGTCTTAGGCAGGGTCCATGGTTGGCAGTAGATTATGCTATGGAGGTCTGGACACTAGCAGCTGGGACCTGTTGATATGAACCAGTGCTGGTGGATGCTTTCCTCGGAGACCTGGAGATGCAGGGTGAACTCACCTGCAAGCAGGAATCGGTGACCCTGAAAGAGGTTGTGCATCTTGCCATTTACATACGACCGTCTGCTGTAAGAGAGACACTGTTATCTCCGCAGAAGATCATGTTCCTGAGAGCCCACTTCACCAGCGGGACAAGCTGTGGCTCCTGCAGAACCAATGCAGCTGGACGGCGTCGGAGTTCAACGCAAGCAAGAGGAGCTGAAGAGGAAGGGCAATCCAGTGAGTTACACTCAAACACCattcatattttgcatttctgaGTGTCTTGCACAAGGGTCGTTCTTCTCTTGTTGAGGCATTAGTGGACTCCAGCACAGTGGGGAAACCTCATGGATCAGAGTTTCACCAAGAAGCTGGGGATAAAGTCAATCCCTTTACCCTCTCccttacatgtacatgtgcttgATGGAGGACCTGTGAGCTCAGGTTTTCTTACTTATGTCACTCCTCATGTCGTCCTTGAAGCACACATTGAGCacatctttttgttttcctcttgtCAGCCCATCACATTAGGTCTCCTGGCTACGCTCACACAACCCTCACGTTTCTTGGATGAAAAAACATACTCTAGAGTGGGTACCCTCCTGTGATGAGCAATGCTTCCCTGACCAGGATGTATCTCTCCAGTCTACATCTGTACAGAGGCCAGAAGCCAACAAGGACTTATCTGGCAGAGGTTTTCACCTCCCTCATTGTGAATAGGACTGTACTATTCATGTAAGGGAAGGAGCTCTTCCACCTCAGTGCAAAATCTATCCACTCTCCCAGAAGGAGGAGCAGGCTTCAGGGAGCCATCAGGGAGGCTTTGGAGCAGGGTTACATACCTCACCCGCCTCAACTAGTGTCTTTGTAAAGAAGACGATGGGCTGAGGCCATGCATGGATTATAGAGGTCTAAATGAGCTAGAGTGGAATTTCCTGGGACACATCACTTGGGGTGGCTCTGCACATATGTAACCATGTAAGATGGAGGCGGTGACTCTATGGCCAAGACCTTAGATGCACGGGAGCTTCATCTGTTCCTGGGGTTTGCCAACTTTTATGAGCTGTTCATCAGGTCCTTTAGCACCCTGGCCAGGCCTCTCACGGACCTGCTCTGGGGACAAGCGAAGCGGATAAGATGCAATTCTGAGGCAAAAGGCATTCGAGGGCCTCAAAACTGCATTTTCTAACTCCAGTACTGCAGCAACCTGATTCCGCTAAGCCCTTCATTGTTGAGGTAGACGCTTTGGACATGCAGTGTGATCTCAACACACCAGGAAGAAGGGCAAGCTAAGACCAGTAGTCCTACTTTTCCCATAAACTGAGCCCTTCAGAGCGTAATTACGGAGTATGTGATCGGGAGCTCCTTGCCGCGAAGCTGGCATTTGAGGAGTAGAGGCACTGGCCGGAGGGAGTGTGCTACCCCTTCATGCTGATCACTAACCACAAGACTCAAGAACATAGAGTACTCCAGACAGCAAAACGTTTGAACTCTAGGCAGGCTCAGTGGTCTCTTTTTCCTCCCAGTTTGTTTTCTGGTTCACCTTCAGACTGGGGGAGAAGAACGTGAGGGGATGCACTCTCTAGGCAGTACACCACTGAGGTGCAATCCACCAATCAGCCAGTGCTGTCCCCCTCCTACTTCTTGGCAGCTGTGCGATGGGATCTGGACCGCAGCATCGAGGTGGCTAAGCCCCATCAAAGCACTACCCGCCACTCTGGAGACAGCTGATCTGCTCTTTTGCCACATCTTCAGTTTGGGCTTCCCGAGGATACGTGTCTGACAAGGGGGTTCAGTTAACATCGCAGGTATGGCAAGAAAACAATACATCATAGTGAATCTAATGCCCAGTTATCACCCCCAGGCTAacacaggaggagagagccAACTGGGAGTTGGATATTCCTTCACTTATACTGTCAGCAACACCCCAAGACATGGTGTACTTGCCTCTCCTGGGCAGAATATGCCCAAAACTCTCTCTGCCATGCAGGAATGAGGCTTACTCCCTTCAAGTGTCCTAGGACACCAGCCACTGTTTTATCCCTGGAACCCCCTATGTCTGACCAGCCCGCAGTCCAGACGTGGTGTCAGTGCAGCGAATCGGTGTGGAAGGAGATGCACCAGAGGTTGTGCTCTGCCATAGTGCCCTTTGAAAGGAAGGCAGATCAAAGGTGCCTTGTTTACCCTGTCTTTATTTAAGCCCATAGGTTCCTGAAGTCAGTGCTGCACAATAGTGGACCTTAGAACAATGTGCCACTCATCAGCATTGTGCTAAGCCTATGCATTcactattttttgttttatcactGTGTTGCAGCTTACTGACCTAGTTGtataatggagaataaagactccttTGGCTCACCATCACTCCCTCTGTGCCTCCAGTCACATATACCTTATGTGAAGTACTTTtaaattgccactgtgtatcaaaagtgctatacaaatgaacttgccttgcctttcatgttttaaatgactCTTCATGCCATCAAACAATATAACAAACATCAGCAAGATGCAGTATCTAGTATCAGTTACTATGACCTCCTGAAATGTCATTAAGTGTGAAGCAATGGCACTTCTTATTAGGGCAAGAATGTGCCTGAGTGCACTCATaaatttgttttctgaaaaattgtttattttgccTGCAACAACTTCATACAGAAGTCTTACCCTTTCCTTTTTGAGGTGAGTTTTTGTAAAAAGCTCATTTTACAGCTTTCTTATTATAATTCAGTGATTGAAAGTGCACATAAGACCACAAGAGGTCAGTAACTTTAATTGTTCTAGTTAGGATTTTCAAATAATCAAGAACCATAGCCAGGATCAGGCAGTGATTACAGGAGCAGACTTGCATTGTGTGGGTTAAATGCTATTAGCTGACAGACCATCCAACTTGAAAGTCGAATAATTCTCTAATGCCAAAGTTAGCTGCAAAGGACTCTTCTAGTGAAATTTTGATGGCTtagtggttagcatgtttgtctcagcactagggtcttgaGTTCAAGTCCTtatctgtgtgggtttcctttGGGGTATCCAGTTTCTGTCTGAAAAGAttgaggttaggttgattggctACAGCTCTGGAGAAAAATAAGTGACCACTataaaattatcagtttctctagttttacaattgatgggtatgtgtttgaccaggctgagtagttttgttttattctataaactattGGCAACacttcttccaaattccagataaaaatattgtattgtagAGCAtgttatttaatgaaaatgactaatgatcaaaataaaacagaccacaattaatgcaaagaaaacaagctcatattcatttatatatatataaaaaaacacagtACTCATATTTCAATTTaggtcaagaaatcaatatttagtggaataaccctgatttttaattacagctttctaccagtctttcacattgttgttgggtaactttacacaactcctggcacagaaattccaggagctcgatttgtttgatggcttgtgaccatccatcttcctcttgatcacattccagaggttttcaattggattcaggtctggagattgggctggccatgatagggtcttgatcttgattttgattgacctggctgtgtaaCATGGAgaattgtcctgttgaaaaaaacaatcatcataGTTGGgaaacattgtcagagcagaaggaagcaagttttcttccagcacagttttgtaagtggcttgattcatgtgtcttTCACAAGGACAAATCTGACAGATTCCAGCCTTGTTGAAACACCCCCTagatcatcaccaatcctgcaccaaatttcactgtgggtgcgagacactctgtctccgtctaaccattacatgaccaggtgttgaACAAAGGTGAAagttgcactcatcagagaagatgaccttactctaatcctctacggtccaatccttatggtctttcgcaaacttcagtctggctcttctttgcttctcattgattaagggcttttttctagctttacacgacttcagccctgcctccagaagcctgtttcgaaccATCCTCACTGTGCAATTCACCCGAACTGTTAAGTGACATCCGAATGAGGTGGTGATCATCACGATCATCATCGATAGAGTCATTTTCAACCTCTgtcagtctgtagctgttgttgtcccatgtgtttgctgcttgaccttgttcttatgaaccacagtttttgaaattttcaagatggaagcaacctgatgctcacCATATCCCTTTgtcagtaaagctacaattgaacccttctttgcCTCAGGTGGTGTGGCAAATGAGTCACAACACACTACGAGTGGCAATCAATGAGTggagaaacatgcaaaaaaagttGAAAACAAAGCCACAGTCAAAGCCGCCACCATGTAAACAGAGGAGGTAGGGGAGGTACTGTGCCCACTCGGACCCGGGGAGTCATGCCACCAGTAGCTCGGGGCATGGAGGATACCGTGCCTCCCAAGTCCAGGCATGGCAAGCATGCGCATCCCCAGAACATGAAAGCCACCCTCTTCTCTAATGGGTTCATCTTTCATCGATGGAAGCGCACAAGCATGTGCCTTATTGTTTCAATGGGGTCTTCCATGTCGACCAGATAGGGTGGCACAGTAAAGGTGTCCTGTTGCCGCGATGAATGCTTTCCAGGACTCCTTGTTGATCAGGCACAAGACAGCACCCCCTCTGGCAGATTGGTGCAGAAACGGTGCCCCCTTTCACAACCTGAGACGCCCTCACTGGACAGGGTGCAGCAGTGTCAACCCTCTTTGTCGATAGAGCCCCTCACTAGTCGACTCAGTGCAGAGCTGGCACCCCCTTTCATCAACAATGCTCCTCTATCAGCCAGATGACTGCCACCATGCTCTGCAGATACACAATGCACTACAGGTTAACATACCCCTGAGTGGACCTCCAGACTCACATAACAGTCAGGTGTGGATTGGTCAACACCTGGAGAGCAGGGTTCAGTGGTGCATTAGCCCTcctaaaaaaaaattccatagagggaccccccccccacacctcctcaAAGCCGAGGGGGAATCCCCAGTCTTAGGTCATATGGGTAGTGGCTCTCTCCCTCAAGCAGTGCTGGAATGGGAGAGAATTGAGGCACAGGGTTCAGGCTGGTTTTAGTCACAGAAATAATTGTCATCCTCACTGTAGCAGCAGCAACCTAACAGATATCAATGAGTCTGCAACATTGAAAATACTGGTTTTCACTGGAGAAGCAGAatgagcatgtttgtgttaCGGTGAGGTAGTCTTTCTGGTGGTTAAGTATATCGGTGTCTTCCATGAGACATTCGGGGGAGGGGGGCTTTCAGAGACGCAACCTAGTCCCAACAGACTCTTGATGCAGTGTGTAGATTATTAAATTTTCAACATAAATCTGAGAACAAACACTAGACTAATTTTATCACAATTTCTATTCCTATGGATCTATCTTAGGTGAAGTTCTGACGTTCCATGTGGAATGAAATCGGTGCAGGTCTGTCCTGCACATATGGCTCACTTGAGTGGCCTACAAGCCAACGTCTTGAAATAATGTAGGGTCGCTGCTAATTATAATTTGTACTGGCAAGAAGGTATATAGTCTTTTTTGTTAACGAACATTGTTAAATCTAAAAAGCGGATAATGCTATGCAAATTAATGCCCCCCCGATTCCAGTAAATTTCTAAAGGCAGAGGGAATCTTGACCTCGTCATTATTCTCCGTCTTGAACCCAGCCTATTCTAGTGTGGGCATGCAGTTCATTGAAAAGCTACATTCAGCCATCAACTGGCTCTGTTCATTGTTTGAGATTCGGGAGGCAGAGCAGCGAGAACAGCGACGACTGAGCTTGTTCGGCGAATCGGGCATATCTTCGCACTAGCTAGCACAAACCAAGATTTTCAGGAATGGGTGAGTAATTTACGGCTGATGCTACTAGTTTGTCTGAGTCGAATATTTTCAGGAAAGATGAGTTTTGTCTTAGGCAACGTTATATggtgatatttattttttcagactgttatttagtttatttttatgggCACCTGATAGGCTAACTTGTATGTGGCCGGAATGTGCTCCGGTTTGAGGCAAAACGTCTTGGAAAtgatatcatatcatatcatatcatatcatatggTTTTTATTCGGTAATTTCAGTTTAATACTGAATATTTTAGTTTCTGATTATTGTTAAGTGCAAATCTTCCCCTTCAGTGTACGTAACAAAAGTTCAACACATATCTATTTTCTTGTATTCTGAAATAACTCAATGCTAAATTCACATTTATAGCCTGTTTACTAATGGTTTACAGTAATGCAGGTCACTGCGTCGAAGCTAAATATTAACTCAGCTGGAAAAATGAGAGAATTGTATCATTGCAAAATATGTGACCATTCACCATATTTATTATATcatattaattaaatttaaaatggttttgaaGCCCTTGATTTTATGGCTTTCTCATTCACATGGATattctaaccctaaaccttgtTACATGCTCCTGGTGTCAGCCAAATCAACAGTGCCCGTCCTTTAACATTCTGGGAAAGGTTTTAGCTGCTAGTCCTTCCACATGATCTCCCAAGTCAGGTCTTCCATCCCTGCTGCTGAAGTCATgagccacccccacccccagcttcAGCTTTCAAAAGTAGAGCTGTGGCCTTTTGTTCATTTCACATTGCCTGCCCTTGTGTTCACAAGCTTCTTAGGGACAAAGGCCATTGTCAGTGAATTTACAAAAGGAGATGCTCTCCCTCTGCGCCTCAGTCCTTCCTCTTTTCTCACACTTTGTGTGGCATGGTACTCCCTGGTCCTCTACTACTTACATCTCATACACTGCACAGAAGGTGGTAGGTGGCACTCGCCTGTATCCTGTCAGCCAGACAGTTTTATGGCCCCAGCTGGTTGCCCTAAGAAGTGCTGTGTGAAAATACCTTAGAAACAAGGGTACATGTATACACTCACTGAGACATTGTGATATTGACATTGCACTATTTTCAAATCCTTCCTGTGTCACTATTTATAGCTATTGTTTTTACAAGCCAGCACTGAGCTAACTTCTAAGCATACGAATACAAGACCCACTGTGCCACCACCAAGTCAGGGTCGCTCCTCAACACAAATAATAGCCAGTCAGCTTTAGACTGGTGGTCAGAAAGTAATTGATGATTATTGGGACAGAGGATGGTGTGTTGTGCATGATAACAGTGGTGTTGTGTTTGATGGATATGATACCAGTCTCACTATAGAAGAACTCAGCTTCATTTTTAGCCACTTGTAGTAATGTTCATTaagttttaattattatttgtaaacTGTTCACTGCGACTCTGTTTTCtaagttttaaataaataaatatgaaaagctTTACCAATATTAGGAATCTTTGTATGAGGGCTTTATTGTGAATCTTTTAATAACTGCAGTAAAGAATGTGATGGTTTGCCAGCACACTGAAGCTGAGCTTTAAAGATAGATTTGTTCACCTTTAATAAcgtagaaaaggaaaaaaaactccTGGCTGGTGCAGGCAATGTAGGGAATGTTGGATTGATGGAGTGGAGGGAGAATGACAGGATGATGGACACAGTGTaaggagatgatgatgatgatgatgatgatgatgaagctCATGTGGCTCCTGTAGGTTTCTACGAGTGCTGCATGCGTTGTCTGGGAGGAGTGCCCTATGCCTCCTTGGTAGCCACCCTCCTATGCTTCTCGGGCATTGCACTGTTCTGCGGCTGCGGGCATCAGGCactgacagagactgagaggCTCATTGAGACCTACTTTGCTCGCAACCTGCAGGACTACATCACACTGGCATACCTGTAAGTGGTGAGGGCTACAACCACATATCTGTAAATGGTGAGAGCCACAACCACAATGTAGCTAAACAAATCACACAAGGATAAAGTCATGGAGTCATTTTACTAAGAGGGGTGATCATCCAAGATATTTCCTAAAGAGAACATTATAGATCATTTTAACTCACATCCCATTTGTATCAAAATCTGAGAGTAACACACAATTATATTCATTTGGATAATATTGATCCAATAGCAACACTTTTGAGACACGATGTATGTACTAAATTATTGTGCATAATAATTATCTCCCTcaccaacctctctctctctctctctctctctctctctctctctctctctctctctctctctctctctcagtattgaGTACTTCCAGTATGTTATCTATGGGCTGGCCACCTTCTTCTTTCTGTACTGTATTGCACTACTGGCTGAGGGCTTTTACACAACCAGTGTGGCAAGGCAAACATTTGGGGAGTTCCGAAGCACTGTGTGCGGCCGCTGTCTCAGTACAATGGTGAGGACAGCATCTGACTATAAacttgtgtgcgcatgtttaagaaatgtcagaaatatttTGTTCTCCTTCTTATTCAGTCAATTGCGACTTAGTGGGACCTGTCTTGGGACCTGTCTTGGGGccttttgcattgtttttgctCAGTAGTACCTTTTCTCaccctgttgaaaaaaacaagtttGTTTGGCTGCTCAGAGTTGTGTCCTCAACTGTCAGGCTAGGTGCTTAACCTTTTCATGGTAAAACACTTTTAAAGGGTGGCAGAATCACTTGTATGATTTGTCTCATTCACAGTTTATAGTGATCACATATTTCCTGGCTGTCATCTGGCTGCTGGTCTttgctctctctgcccttcccGTTTACTTCTTTTACAACATGGCGACCACCTGTCACACCATCAATATGCTCTCTGAAACACCCTCCAGCATCAACCAGCTCTGTGTGGATGCCAGACAATATGGTAATAAACTTGCACTCACAATTCTTAATATCTTCTGCACACCTGTTTTGCCTCCTGACAGCTCC
It encodes the following:
- the plp1a gene encoding proteolipid protein 1a gives rise to the protein MGFYECCMRCLGGVPYASLVATLLCFSGIALFCGCGHQALTETERLIETYFARNLQDYITLAYLIEYFQYVIYGLATFFFLYCIALLAEGFYTTSVARQTFGEFRSTVCGRCLSTMFIVITYFLAVIWLLVFALSALPVYFFYNMATTCHTINMLSETPSSINQLCVDARQYGLLPWNTVPGKACGMTLSNVCSTREFFLTYDLYIAAFAGAGITLLALLTYVVSTTYNFAVLRYLGRKGLGPRS